A window from Hoeflea sp. IMCC20628 encodes these proteins:
- the pstB gene encoding phosphate ABC transporter ATP-binding protein PstB, with protein MNIMSEAATERAVNASVDQFEIKMRGTDVCVYYGEKQALFDVNLEVRKNSVTALIGPSGCGKSTFLRCLNRMNDTIDICRITGEITFDGENIYAPMIDVVELRARVGMVFQKPNPFPKSIYENVVYGPRIHGQVSTRAEMDEIVERSLIKAGLFNEVKDRLHEPGTGLSGGQQQRLCIARAIAVSPEVILMDEPCSALDPIATAKVEELIDELRENYTIVIVTHSMQQAARVSQRTAMFHLGKLVEEGPTDKMFTNPDTKLTQDYITGRFG; from the coding sequence ATGAACATCATGTCGGAAGCGGCTACGGAAAGAGCGGTCAACGCATCGGTTGATCAGTTCGAGATCAAGATGCGCGGCACCGATGTCTGCGTCTACTACGGTGAGAAACAGGCGCTGTTTGACGTCAATCTGGAGGTTCGCAAGAACAGCGTCACCGCGCTGATCGGCCCGTCCGGCTGCGGCAAGTCGACATTTCTGCGCTGCCTGAACCGGATGAACGACACCATCGACATCTGCCGGATCACCGGCGAGATCACCTTCGACGGCGAGAACATCTACGCACCGATGATTGATGTCGTCGAGCTGCGCGCCCGCGTCGGCATGGTGTTTCAAAAGCCCAATCCGTTCCCCAAATCGATCTATGAAAACGTCGTCTATGGACCGCGCATTCATGGCCAGGTCTCCACCCGCGCCGAGATGGACGAGATCGTCGAGCGCAGCCTGATCAAGGCCGGCCTGTTCAACGAGGTCAAGGACCGTCTGCACGAGCCCGGAACAGGCCTGTCCGGCGGCCAGCAGCAACGGCTTTGCATCGCCCGCGCCATCGCCGTTAGCCCCGAAGTGATCCTGATGGACGAGCCCTGTTCGGCGCTTGACCCGATCGCCACGGCCAAGGTCGAGGAGCTGATCGACGAATTGCGCGAGAACTACACCATCGTCATCGTCACCCACTCGATGCAGCAGGCGGCCCGTGTGTCGCAACGCACGGCGATGTTCCACCTGGGTAAGCTCGTCGAGGAAGGCCCGACCGACAAGATGTTCACCAATCCGGACACAAAGCTGACCCAGGATTACATCACCGGCCGCTTCGGCTAA
- the phoU gene encoding phosphate signaling complex protein PhoU: MPEAHTVTAYDDELRFLVRRLSEMGGIAERMVADAVAALVNADTASAQRVISEDLLLDEGEREIYDKAVLIIAKRQPMASDLREIIGSIRIASDLERVGDLGKNIAKRVIAVHTMAQPRKLVRGLEHLAELALTQLKEVLDAFATRSPELAHTIRERDEEIDAIYTSLFRELLTYMMEDPRNITACTHLLFCAKNIERIGDHATNIAETVYYVATGEQLSADRPKDDDTASMIVSDPGSA; the protein is encoded by the coding sequence ATGCCCGAAGCTCATACCGTCACAGCCTATGATGACGAACTCCGCTTCCTCGTGCGCCGCTTGTCGGAAATGGGCGGCATCGCCGAGCGCATGGTCGCCGACGCGGTCGCGGCGCTCGTCAACGCCGACACGGCGTCCGCGCAGCGGGTCATCTCCGAAGACTTGCTGCTCGATGAGGGCGAACGCGAGATTTACGACAAGGCGGTTCTGATCATCGCCAAGCGCCAGCCGATGGCGTCGGATCTGCGCGAAATCATCGGCTCGATCCGCATCGCGTCGGACCTCGAGCGCGTCGGTGATCTGGGTAAGAACATCGCCAAGCGGGTGATCGCCGTCCACACCATGGCGCAGCCGCGCAAGCTGGTGCGCGGACTCGAGCATCTGGCCGAACTGGCCCTGACCCAGCTCAAGGAGGTGCTCGACGCCTTTGCCACACGCTCGCCGGAGCTCGCACACACCATTCGCGAGCGTGACGAGGAGATTGACGCGATCTACACCTCGCTGTTCCGCGAATTGCTGACTTACATGATGGAAGACCCGCGCAACATCACTGCCTGCACCCATCTGCTGTTCTGTGCCAAGAACATCGAGCGCATTGGCGATCACGCCACCAACATTGCCGAAACGGTCTATTACGTTGCCACCGGCGAGCAACTGTCCGCTGACCGCCCCAAGGACGATGACACCGCCAGCATGATCGTATCCGATCCGGGTTCGGCGTGA
- a CDS encoding aspartate aminotransferase family protein, with amino-acid sequence MADVKPLYDTYNRVPLVFERGHGVWLETNTGERYLDFAAGIAVNSLGHTHPHLVEALKAQADKLWHLSNVHEIPGQTRMAERLTEVTFADKVFFTNSGAEALECAIKTARRHFYVNGQPERYRIITMEGAFHGRTLATIAAGGQAKYLEGFGPKVEGFDQVPFDDLEAIKAAITENTAAILVEPVQGEGGVRPLSNETLRALRDLCDEQGILLVLDEVQSGVGRTGKLFAHEWAGIEPDIMAIAKGIGGGFPFGACLATADAADGMTLGTHGTTYGGNPLAMAVGNAVLDVILEENFLPHVNDIALVLRQGLASLKDRYPDLITGVRGAGLLLGIQCAKSNADLVLAMRNENLLAVPAGDNVVRLLPPLIVTAEEAREALSRIEAALDMLSHKSS; translated from the coding sequence ATGGCTGATGTCAAGCCGCTTTATGATACTTACAATCGCGTTCCCTTGGTCTTTGAACGCGGGCATGGCGTGTGGCTGGAGACGAACACTGGCGAACGCTATCTCGATTTTGCCGCCGGCATCGCGGTCAATTCGCTCGGCCATACCCATCCGCATCTTGTCGAAGCGCTGAAAGCGCAGGCCGACAAATTGTGGCATCTCTCCAACGTCCATGAAATTCCGGGTCAGACCCGGATGGCCGAACGGCTCACCGAGGTGACTTTCGCCGACAAGGTGTTCTTTACCAATTCGGGTGCAGAAGCGCTCGAATGCGCCATCAAGACCGCGCGCCGGCATTTCTATGTCAACGGCCAGCCGGAGCGCTACCGCATCATCACCATGGAAGGTGCGTTTCACGGCCGGACGCTGGCAACCATCGCGGCCGGCGGCCAGGCCAAATATCTTGAGGGTTTTGGTCCCAAGGTCGAGGGCTTCGATCAGGTGCCGTTCGATGATCTTGAAGCCATCAAGGCGGCCATCACTGAAAACACTGCAGCCATTCTTGTTGAGCCGGTACAGGGCGAGGGCGGCGTCCGGCCGCTGTCCAACGAAACCCTGCGGGCGCTGCGCGATCTGTGCGACGAGCAGGGAATCCTGCTGGTTCTGGATGAGGTCCAGTCCGGTGTCGGGCGGACCGGCAAGCTGTTTGCCCATGAATGGGCCGGGATCGAACCCGACATCATGGCGATTGCCAAAGGCATCGGCGGCGGCTTCCCGTTTGGTGCCTGTCTAGCCACGGCAGATGCTGCTGACGGCATGACGCTGGGCACCCATGGCACCACCTATGGCGGCAATCCGCTTGCCATGGCAGTTGGCAACGCTGTGCTGGATGTCATTCTGGAAGAGAATTTCCTGCCGCATGTCAACGATATCGCGCTGGTGTTGCGGCAAGGACTTGCCTCACTCAAGGATCGCTATCCTGATCTGATCACGGGCGTTCGCGGGGCAGGCCTGTTGCTCGGCATTCAATGCGCCAAATCCAATGCCGATCTTGTCTTGGCCATGCGCAATGAAAATCTGCTGGCCGTCCCGGCTGGTGACAATGTTGTCCGTTTGCTTCCGCCTTTGATTGTGACCGCCGAAGAAGCCCGTGAAGCCCTCTCCAGAATAGAGGCGGCGCTCGATATGCTGTCTCACAAATCCTCTTAA
- the pstC gene encoding phosphate ABC transporter permease subunit PstC, which yields MTPSVLILIVLGLAVAGYVLGRQRALKSAARDGTKLHSLPGYYGQSVALFLAVPALFLLGAWLFLQPVLIESSISGKIPDSAIPDGGAKSLVMVDVRRIAGGLSDIIAEGEMSEDDLALMRADVTDVRARLATVGVALGSDVSPAVFEVAKDYRDIELAADFVRNIAVLVVALGFGYWAWARIQPKLRARNISETFVKALLMGSSLVAILTTVGIVGSLLFESIEFFKMYPAEDFFLSTTWNPQFRGGSDLGFLPLLWGTLYVSFVALVFAVPIGLMIAIYLAEYAGPTLRSFAKPAIEVLAGIPTIVYGLFALITVGPFLRDWISQPFGLGTSSSSVMTAGLVMGIMLIPFISSLSDDIINAVPQAMRDGSYGLGATKSETIKQVILPAALPGIVGAFLLAASRAIGETMIVVMGAGASARLDLNPFEAMTTITVKIVSQLTGDTEFASPETLVAFALGLTLFVFTLCLNILALYIVRTYREQYE from the coding sequence CTGCGCGCGATGGCACGAAACTGCATTCCCTGCCGGGATATTATGGCCAGTCTGTCGCCCTGTTTCTGGCCGTACCCGCGCTTTTCCTGCTGGGTGCGTGGCTGTTTTTGCAGCCGGTTCTCATCGAGAGCAGCATCAGTGGTAAAATTCCTGACAGCGCCATCCCCGATGGCGGTGCCAAAAGTCTGGTCATGGTCGATGTGCGCCGCATAGCAGGCGGACTGAGCGATATCATTGCCGAAGGCGAGATGTCGGAAGATGATCTCGCCCTGATGCGGGCTGATGTCACCGATGTTCGCGCGCGGCTTGCCACGGTCGGCGTGGCGCTCGGCTCTGATGTGTCGCCGGCTGTATTCGAGGTGGCCAAGGACTATCGAGATATCGAACTTGCCGCCGATTTCGTCCGCAACATTGCAGTTCTCGTCGTGGCGCTCGGCTTCGGTTACTGGGCCTGGGCGCGGATCCAGCCGAAATTGCGGGCGCGCAATATCAGCGAGACCTTCGTCAAGGCGCTGTTGATGGGATCGTCGCTGGTCGCGATTCTGACCACCGTCGGCATTGTCGGCTCGCTGCTGTTTGAATCCATCGAATTCTTCAAAATGTATCCCGCCGAGGATTTCTTCCTGTCGACAACCTGGAACCCGCAATTTCGCGGCGGATCCGATCTTGGTTTTCTGCCGCTGCTCTGGGGCACTCTTTATGTCTCGTTTGTCGCTCTGGTGTTTGCGGTTCCGATTGGCCTGATGATCGCCATCTACCTGGCCGAATATGCCGGCCCTACGCTGCGCAGTTTCGCCAAGCCCGCCATCGAGGTTCTGGCCGGGATCCCCACCATCGTTTACGGTCTCTTCGCGCTGATCACGGTGGGACCGTTCCTGCGCGACTGGATATCTCAGCCGTTCGGTCTGGGAACCTCGTCCTCATCGGTGATGACGGCCGGTCTGGTCATGGGCATCATGCTGATCCCGTTCATTTCCTCGCTGTCGGACGACATCATCAATGCCGTGCCGCAGGCGATGCGCGATGGCTCCTACGGTTTGGGCGCGACAAAGTCGGAAACCATCAAGCAGGTGATCCTGCCTGCAGCGCTTCCGGGCATTGTCGGCGCCTTTCTTCTCGCCGCCAGTCGCGCCATTGGGGAAACCATGATCGTTGTCATGGGGGCAGGCGCCTCGGCGCGGCTCGATCTCAATCCGTTCGAAGCCATGACCACGATCACCGTCAAGATTGTCAGCCAGCTCACCGGCGATACCGAATTTGCCAGTCCGGAAACGCTGGTCGCCTTCGCGCTCGGCCTGACGCTGTTTGTCTTCACCCTCTGCCTGAACATTCTGGCGCTTTATATCGTGCGCACATACCGGGAGCAGTACGAATGA
- a CDS encoding GcrA family cell cycle regulator yields MNWTDDRVERLKKLWADGLSASQIAAQLGGVSRNAVIGKVHRLNLPGRAKSGGQAAVRTKRTTAAPRAPNYAGRTATQTTRTVSRSSGGAALKDDLDVVAVENIDTRPVDDVVVPISRRLTLIELSERTCKWPLGDPLQEGFHFCGNDSGEASPYCGYHAKLAFQPSSERKRAR; encoded by the coding sequence ATGAACTGGACTGATGATCGGGTTGAAAGACTCAAGAAACTCTGGGCAGACGGGCTGAGCGCCAGTCAGATTGCGGCACAGTTGGGCGGCGTCAGCCGCAATGCTGTGATCGGCAAGGTGCATCGCCTCAACCTTCCCGGCAGAGCCAAAAGCGGCGGTCAGGCGGCCGTGCGGACCAAACGCACAACCGCAGCACCGCGCGCACCGAATTATGCCGGACGCACGGCGACACAGACAACACGCACCGTCAGCCGTTCAAGCGGCGGCGCAGCTTTGAAAGATGATCTCGACGTCGTAGCCGTGGAGAACATCGATACGCGGCCGGTCGATGACGTTGTGGTGCCTATTTCACGGCGCCTTACGCTGATCGAGCTTTCAGAGCGGACCTGCAAATGGCCACTTGGCGATCCTCTGCAAGAGGGCTTTCATTTCTGCGGCAATGATTCAGGCGAGGCGTCTCCCTATTGCGGCTACCACGCCAAACTGGCGTTCCAGCCGTCCAGCGAGCGCAAGCGCGCCCGCTGA
- the pstA gene encoding phosphate ABC transporter permease PstA produces MTEVTANTAVTAGGVKSGSLFEVGARTRKRHRTERRFRLMGLAAVVFGLLALVGLMTSILSNGLSSFRQTYVTMDVYLDPAKLDKKGNLDPADIQKITTFTIQPLIQASLKTMMQERGIAVEGVDAKQAFELISKEAPAQLRHFVLNDPTQIGKTVSFDMLASGRIDGYYKGRVTMDSAALDRNISPGQLQLADKLKQAGILEARFNWSFFTAPDASDTRPEAAGLGVAIIGSAYMMLIVLVLALPIGVAASIYLEEFAPQNRWTDLIEVNIANLAAVPSIVFGILGLAIFINFVGLPQSAPVVGGLVLTLMTLPTIIIATRAALKAVPPSINDAALGIGASKMQAIFHHVLPLAAPGILTGTILGLAQALGETAPLLLIGMVAFVREYPGAPPEGFFDPASALPVQVYNWTQRGDPAFVERASGAIIVLLVFLLIMNAIAILLRRRFERRW; encoded by the coding sequence ATGACCGAAGTCACAGCCAATACCGCCGTGACCGCCGGCGGCGTCAAGAGCGGATCGCTTTTCGAAGTTGGCGCTCGGACCCGCAAACGCCACAGGACAGAACGTCGTTTCCGGCTGATGGGTCTGGCGGCTGTCGTCTTCGGCCTGCTGGCGCTGGTCGGCCTGATGACCTCCATCCTGTCGAACGGGCTGTCGTCGTTCCGTCAGACCTATGTGACGATGGATGTCTATCTCGATCCTGCCAAGCTGGATAAAAAGGGAAACCTCGATCCGGCGGATATCCAGAAGATAACCACATTCACCATCCAGCCACTCATCCAGGCGTCGCTGAAGACCATGATGCAGGAGCGTGGCATTGCTGTCGAAGGGGTTGATGCCAAACAGGCATTCGAGCTCATTTCCAAGGAAGCGCCTGCGCAACTGCGCCATTTCGTGCTCAATGATCCGACGCAGATCGGCAAGACTGTCTCCTTCGACATGCTCGCGTCAGGCCGCATTGATGGCTACTACAAGGGCCGCGTGACGATGGACTCCGCGGCGCTCGACCGCAATATCTCGCCCGGACAATTGCAACTGGCTGACAAGCTGAAACAGGCAGGCATTCTGGAGGCCCGCTTCAACTGGTCGTTTTTCACTGCACCCGATGCCTCCGACACACGGCCGGAAGCTGCCGGTCTGGGCGTCGCCATTATCGGCTCGGCCTACATGATGCTGATCGTGCTGGTGCTGGCGCTGCCGATTGGCGTCGCGGCTTCGATCTATCTTGAGGAATTTGCCCCGCAAAATCGCTGGACCGACCTCATCGAGGTCAACATCGCGAATCTGGCCGCGGTTCCCTCCATTGTCTTCGGCATTCTCGGCCTGGCGATCTTCATCAATTTTGTCGGCTTGCCGCAATCTGCGCCGGTTGTCGGCGGTCTTGTGCTGACACTGATGACGCTGCCGACCATCATCATAGCCACCCGCGCGGCGCTAAAGGCTGTGCCGCCATCGATCAATGATGCTGCTCTCGGCATAGGTGCCTCGAAAATGCAGGCAATCTTTCACCACGTCCTGCCGCTCGCAGCACCGGGCATTCTCACCGGCACGATCCTCGGGCTTGCCCAGGCGCTGGGTGAAACGGCACCTCTGTTGCTGATCGGCATGGTGGCCTTCGTGCGCGAATATCCCGGAGCGCCGCCGGAGGGATTCTTTGATCCGGCATCGGCGCTCCCGGTTCAGGTCTACAACTGGACCCAGCGTGGCGATCCGGCCTTTGTCGAGAGGGCATCGGGCGCCATTATTGTGCTGCTGGTGTTTCTCCTGATCATGAACGCCATAGCCATTCTGCTGCGCCGCCGCTTTGAGCGCCGCTGGTAG
- the phoB gene encoding phosphate regulon transcriptional regulator PhoB → MSPRITVVEDEEALSVLLRYNLEAEGYDVDTVLRGDEAEIRLQERVPDLLILDWMLPGISGIELCRRLRARPETERLPIIMLTARGEESERVRGLATGADDYVVKPFSTPELLARVRAMLRRARPESISTLLKVGDIELDRETHRVRRRGRDVKLGPTEFKLLEYLMSSPGRVYSRAQLLDGVWGHDVYVDERTVDVHVGRLRKAVNLSGMRDTIRTVRGAGYSIES, encoded by the coding sequence ATAAGCCCGCGCATTACAGTGGTTGAGGACGAGGAAGCACTCTCGGTGCTGCTTCGCTACAACCTGGAAGCAGAAGGCTACGACGTCGACACCGTTCTCCGCGGCGACGAGGCCGAGATCCGGCTGCAGGAACGTGTCCCGGATCTGCTGATCCTGGATTGGATGCTGCCCGGTATTTCCGGCATCGAATTGTGCCGGCGCCTGCGCGCACGGCCTGAAACCGAACGCTTGCCGATCATCATGCTGACGGCGCGCGGCGAGGAAAGTGAAAGGGTTCGCGGGCTCGCAACGGGTGCCGACGATTATGTTGTCAAACCGTTCTCCACGCCAGAATTGCTGGCCCGGGTCAGGGCGATGTTGCGCCGTGCAAGGCCGGAAAGCATTTCCACACTGCTCAAGGTTGGCGACATCGAGCTGGACCGGGAAACGCACCGGGTGCGCCGCCGCGGCCGCGACGTCAAGCTGGGGCCGACCGAGTTCAAGCTTCTTGAATATCTGATGAGCTCACCCGGCCGGGTTTACTCGCGGGCGCAACTGCTCGATGGCGTCTGGGGTCACGATGTCTATGTCGATGAACGAACCGTCGATGTGCATGTCGGCAGGTTGCGCAAGGCGGTCAATCTGTCGGGTATGCGCGACACCATCCGCACCGTGCGTGGCGCCGGCTATTCGATCGAGAGCTGA